From the genome of Oryza glaberrima chromosome 1, OglaRS2, whole genome shotgun sequence:
ttttaaaactatataGTTAGAAACACGagaatgataaggtttggtcttttaaagtcttaagacgatgagatagctatttaataaatttttagtAAAACCATAGTAAAagatatatgattttgtttaggtgctagccgcgtaattgcgTGGGCCACCTAActagtttttataatagtagagatatacaAAATTTTTGccccatttttttaaaaaaaatgcccaAGGACGGTGCACTTCGGGCCGCCCGGTGAATGCATCTGGCCCGCCGTTTCATCACGGATCCCCTTTTGTCTACCGGGACAATTCGCCTGTGCCCGTTCGTTCGTCACGGCGAATAATCCTCGTCCTCCTCTTGCACGCAGAGCGCGGTCATGTGCTAAACTGCCAGCTGCCATCATGACAAGGCAGGACACATACATGTTCACGTTGTACTATATACATCCATGTTCACGCATATACACATACATGATTTGTCGTAGAACTTTTAAAAGATgccgtatatatatatttgcaccATGCCATACCGTGAAGAACAGGGTgaacgaagaaaaaaaagagaggaggactATTCTATGTGTTGATATACCTACAGTTTTTCTTTCCAGTTGTGAGAAAATTTCAGCGGGCGGTGAGCGTCAACGCCCCAACCACCTCGACCGATATATAGAATAATAACGCAACTCCACTGTGGTTGGCTAGCCCCCACGTTTGCCACGGCCACATGACGATTGATCGATCGAAGCGATTGCGCCAACTCGCACCCAACGAACCGCGCGCTGGCTCCGTCTACTCCCCCTTGCCTAGTCAACGTACGCGCCGCACACCTTCCTGATCTCGCCGTtgtcgccggtgagcacctcGATCCTCCCCATGTTGGTCATGGCCTCCGCGTAGTCCCTGAAGTACTCGTCCGTCGAATCCGCGGACGCCATCCTCTCCACGTACTGCCTGGTCCACCTGTCATTCAGGAGGGCCTGGTCGGAGACGAAGAGGCCCCTGTTGCTGTACACGTCCCGGTAGTAGCTCAGGTCGAACGTGTACGGGCTCCCCGGGTCCATGTCCACGTACGTCTTGTCGAAAGGGTCGCCGGCCACGCACGCCTTCCTCAGCTCCGGCGCGTACGCCGTGTTCAGCGACGGGTCCTGCCTCCCTTCCCCGCTGTAGTTGTACAGCCTGTCGCGCGCGAACGAGCCGCACTGCGCCCTCCCTATCGTGTGGCTCCCTGCGGAAAATCACGCACAAAATCACGCGCAAAATCGAGCAGAAATTGAAGCTGGTGAATGGATATTGTGTGTGCTTTTGCTCGCACTGACCAAAAGTACTACTGGACGCTGGTATTTGCGGTATTGCGTACCTGATAGGACGACGAGGTCCTTCCATCCCAGGTTCTTGACACTAAAGTAGATCTTGAGGTCGACAATGTTGGAGCCGGGCGGTGGGAGATCGTTGTCGGCGTCAATGGTACAGGACACCTTGCCGTCCCGGCGTCCGGTCTCCACCTGGTACCGTGGGCCGTTGCTCTGGTAAAACGAAGCCGCTCGTCAACGTACGTCGGGATGAACGATAATAAAGATCACGGCGATCGGATTATACTACTGATCTCGAATTAAAGTAGCCAGGGAGTTGGCGTCATTACCAGGAACACGGCGTCCCGCGCGGCCATGACGATGATGTCCGCACACGACACGGTCATCGGGCACTCATCTTCCAGCTTGGCCTTGATCCTTTCGATCTGTTCGTAGCCGCGGAGGCTGTAGCTCGAGTTGGCGTCCCTCTCCCCGATTTTTTCCCGCGATTTCAGCATGATGGACGCGTCACACCCCTGCACGCCACGCGAAGCCAAGCAAGCACAAACATATCATCAAAAACCCATCGTCCATCGATCAGCAGCACGCACCACGGCGACGCGACATCGACGCACGAGGGTTCGTGCCCGCGACGCCACGCGACATGATGAGAAACTGAGGAAGGGATCGAGCACGCGAGGCACGCACcctgacgaagcagtcgtggagcATGAACCGCAGGAGCGCCGGCGCGAGGGTCCTGTCCTCCTGGACGATCTCCCTCATCTCGGCGAGCACCAGGTCCTCCGCCTGTGGGCACGTCTCGTGGTAGAACCCGATGGCGAGCCCGTCGAATCCAGGCACCGGCAGCCCGCTGCCCGaaacggcggccgcggcggcgacgacgatgatcaCCGCCCTGACGAGGACGCCCAACAATGCCATCCGGCCGGCCGAACTGGGCCGGACAACGAACCCTTCCTCCGGATCGAattcgtcgtcgacgacgacgttgcTCACCACGAATTAAACAAAGCCGCCGCTAGCTCAAGAGCGTTGAAAAGATCTCGAGCCGGCAGAAATCcaggaggagaagaaagaaagacgGAGCTGGAATGGGAACTGGACTTAAAAATTGGCTTCATTCCAGGCACCGGCCTCCCGCGAATACAAACTCTCCGGACGACTCGAGAATAAAGAAACAATGACAAAGGCCGCGGATAGGTAGGTGGGTGAGGTATCGCCTTCAGAAAGTTCAGAACTCGCGCGTTGGTTAAAAACGGTGGCTGTCAACTCAAAAGCTAGCCACCAGTACTATAGCTGGGAATGGGAATCGGGAACGGGGCTACGCGGAAAGGGCAAAAAACATCCGGTATGAGACAATTCCTCTATAGTACGTTCACACAGGACGACGGCCATGGGCGTTTTTGCACCTGTCAACGCGTGTTTTTCCTACGCTAGAGTCCGGCTACTAGAGACGTGTCTGCAACTCTACCTCGTAGTGCCATTGACTTCGTCAGTTCATCTGCAGGAGTGGGAACACATGTTCTTTTCTGATGAAGGCCGTGTTTGGTTCATGTGCTAATTTTGTTTTacgtatacagacacacatttaaaatattaaacgtagactaataataaaacaaattatagattccgtctgtaaactgcgagacgaatttattaagcctaattaatccatcattagtaaatatttattgtattgtcatattgtcaaatcatagcgtaattaggctcaaaagattcgtctcgcaatttacatataaattgtgtaattgtttttttccatatttaatgctccatacatgtgtccaaatatttgatgtgacagtattttaaaagtttgaagggTACTAAACACTGCCGAAGTTATAGATTTTATCTCAGTTAATGctagcacgttttttaaacgaCGTATTTTGCACTAAAACTTTATACATAAAAGTTTGAGTGAATTTCATAAAACCCAAGTTATAATATTTGTTTAGAGAAACCCCATGTTTTGGGGTAAATGTTTCAAGAAACCCCATATTTACTCAAATACTCataatttaaatattatatatgatttttagtatatttttACATTAGTAAGCTCCAAATACACACCCGATCCTATGTAATATATCTTTTTCCTTACTCTTTAGTTGCACAATTGATAAAAACGCAATAGAACATCATTAATAATGACACACTAACCtattatttatacatataaacaATTATACTACCAATGACCTTTGCTCATTAAAATGAGGCTAGCATTTATATATACTCAGAAATATCtcgtattatttttttcaattattatCCATAAATATATTAGCAAAAATGATGATATAAGCTTAAACATGGGGTTTCTTGAAACATTTTGCCCCAAAACTTAGGGTTCTTCGAAACAAATCGTAATGCCTGGGGTTTTGTGTTATAGGTGCCCCAAAACCTGGGGTTTCTGAAATTCACTctaaagtttctttaaaatattagataattatattttttaagtttaaaataattaaaactcaattaatcatgtgctaatagttttctcgttttgcatgcgctacttaattttcatcttcaaCAAGTTGAAATGGGGCCTGGGGTATATATGATACTAGATGATACTCCCCACAAGTCGCGGCGAACTATTCATATGTGCAATGCAACTATAAATTTcactaatagaaaaataagttGTCGCCACGAAAAAAATCGTGGCATGAATACTAAAATTAtggcaatagatacatgttgccaccattttaaaattgttgctatccgtggtaataaatagcgtggtaataggttattgcaatagtttttatttagtggtaataaattttgatattgccacaaaatggatgtggcaaaaaaatcatattgcaacacttcacataGTCATAAATAATTATTGTCATTACTCCATGTGTTACATTAGTTCTACATACCAAATTAAAACTttaaatattaatctatcatcctaactatttatttttgataatttttcatAGCTAGGATTTAAATCCAAGATATTTCATTCACACGTGCTCTCCTTTACTAACTCACCTACGCATTAATTATGTTAGAGAATACATATATTTTCATTTGAACCTACGCATTAATTCTGATTCAAGATATGGCTCaatgtatgtttagtttttggTGCAATGATCCAATGGCTCTTGTTTGTGGGTGATGTGGCTCAATGCATATTTAGTTTTTGATGCcaactatataggatatatagatGAGGTTGCATTGTATCTGAACTGAtgcataactttttttaaaagaaaacaaagcaaaTTTGTTAAACATTAAAGACAAAGTTCATGTGAAATAAAATCCTTGGTACATCGTCTGAGATAGAACATCATAGGCCAAGACCGTACTTTCTAAAGGTAGGGGCTGCTAAATTGGGAAAATAACCGCAACCATACAATAGTAATGGAATAGATAGATAGGATGCTACGACATTACCGCAATGACTCATCCACAAACCTTTGCTATTAACGTGCACATCACTTGACAGACCGCCGCCCTCTTTGCCTACCTCCACAGGGAACGACGCTCTTCGAGATTTGTTGTTGAGTCATAGATTTTGCGTAAGTTTCATCGGACTTAACAAAGGTTGACTGTGAATTCCCGTGTCAACTCTGAGGAGTACTGATTGCAATCCTGTTGACAAGCGTCGTTTAGGTGGCCTACGCTCAATCCGAACATGGAGCTTCATATATTTACTGCGGCAAGCTACAAATGCAAAAGATAATTTCGAAATCCAACTATCCATAACCACGATAGGATTAGCACGGTGGCGATTGAACCACTGTCTTGCAAGATCAAATTGGATCATTGCAGGGAAGGGTATAGAGGAATAGATACGTGGGAAACTCAAGAAATTCCTTTGGAAGATGAAATCTTCGGGGCATTGCAAACTATTCATGTTTTTAGAAGTTAGGGGGAGGTGTTTAACTTTAGACAATTGGATTGGAGAGGATGGCCAAGTCTGTCGGGATGTCTACTCTGTTCCAAAGTTTGATACTTATTGGCACCTCATATCCCTTCAGTACACGATGGTAAATCATGCTGCAACTAGATGGGTACTTTGACCTAGTAATCTGGTGGCGGCAGCATGCAAGTCCTCTTACCAAAGGTCGATGATATGTGTTTGATGCGGTGGTCATCCTAATCATATGGATGATTTGGAAAGAATAGAACACCTAGTTTTTTGACGGGTGTTGTGTTCGCCCAATAAG
Proteins encoded in this window:
- the LOC127767249 gene encoding peroxidase 56-like; the encoded protein is MALLGVLVRAVIIVVAAAAAVSGSGLPVPGFDGLAIGFYHETCPQAEDLVLAEMREIVQEDRTLAPALLRFMLHDCFVRGCDASIMLKSREKIGERDANSSYSLRGYEQIERIKAKLEDECPMTVSCADIIVMAARDAVFLSNGPRYQVETGRRDGKVSCTIDADNDLPPPGSNIVDLKIYFSVKNLGWKDLVVLSGSHTIGRAQCGSFARDRLYNYSGEGRQDPSLNTAYAPELRKACVAGDPFDKTYVDMDPGSPYTFDLSYYRDVYSNRGLFVSDQALLNDRWTRQYVERMASADSTDEYFRDYAEAMTNMGRIEVLTGDNGEIRKVCGAYVD